The genomic segment TAAATAAATGTTGCCCTGAAATTCCTCGTCCTAGCACTGGAGAGCAGTTGTTAGTGATGAGGATTTTTAATATTTAGAGGATTTACTAATTAAGAGAAGAAGTTAAGAGGAGGAAAACAGATGGGAGATAGTTATGATTTCACGAATATCGAAGAAAAATGGCAGCAATATTGGGAAGAGGAGCAATTATTTGAGACTGAATTAGATCCGGACAAGCCGAAGCATTATACACTGGAGATGTTTCCTTATCCATCTGGTAATCTACATATGGGACATGTTAGGGTTTATTCTATTGGAGACGTAATTGCCAGATTTAAACGGATGCAGGGCTATAATGTATTACATCCGATGGGCTGGGATTCCTTCGGACTACCTGCAGAGAATGCAGCTATCGAACGGGATATTCATCCTAACAGTTGGACTTGGGATAATATTGCTAATATGAAGAAGCAGTTAAAGAGTTTAGGGCTCAGTTATGATTGGAACCGTGAGGTAGCTACCTGTCATCCTGATTATTATAAATGGACGCAGTGGTTATTTTTACAGCTGTATAAGGAAGACTTAGCTTATAAACAGGAGTCTGCTGTTAACTGGTGTCCAGGCTGTGAAACTGTATTAGCCAATGAACAGGTAGTTAATGGAGGTTGTGAACGGTGTGATACAGAAGTAGAGGAGAAGAATTTAGCTCAGTGGTTTTTTAAAATTACTGAGTATGCTGATGAATTACTGGAGGACCATGAGTTACTGGATGACTGGCCTGATAGAGTTAAGACAATGCAGCAGAACTGGATTGGACGTAGTGAAGGTGTAGAGATTAAGTTTCCTATAGATGGACTGGATGAAGAGTTAGAGGTCTTTACAACTCGTCCGGATACAGTTTATGGAGCTACTTATATGGTATTAGCACCTGAACATCCCTTAGTAGAAGAATTAACTAGCGGAACTGAGCAGGAAGAAGAGGTTATGGACTTTGTATCAGAGATGAAGGAAAAGGATGATGAAGAGAGGACTTCTCAAGAATCTGAGAAGAGAGGAGTCTTTACTGGCGGTTATGCTGTAAATCCAATGACCGAGGAAAGGATTCCTATTTTAGTTGCTAATTATGTCTTAATGAGTTATGGAACGGGAGCTATTATGGCAGTGCCGGCCCATGATCAGCGAGACTTTGATTTTGCCAAAAAGTATGACCTGGATATTAGAGTAGTTGTGCAGCCAGAAGATGAAGAAATGAGCGGCGATACACTAGAGGAAGCCTATACTGATGATGGTGTGATTGTTAATTCCGGAATGTTAAATGGTCTCGATACTGATGAAGCCTTTGATAAGATAGCAGATTATATGGAAGAGAATAATATTGGTAATAAAGAGATTAATTATCGGCTGCGAGACTGGCTAGTCTCCCGGCAGAGATATTGGGGTACACCGATTCCAATCATTTATTGTGATGAATGTGGAGCTGTTCCAGTACCAGAAGAAGAGCTGCCGGTTGAACTGCCGACGGATGTAGAGATTACAGGACATGGCCAGTCGCCGTTAGCTCAGGTAGATGAGTTTGTGAATACTACCTGCCCCGAGTGTGGTAAGGCGGCCCAAAGAGAGACAGATACTATGGATACCTTTGTTGATTCCTCCTGGTACTTTTTAAGATATACTGATTCGGGAAATGAAGAAGAAATTTTTGATTCCAAGAAGGCAAATTACTGGATGAATGTTGACCAGTATGTCGGCGGTATTGAACATGCTATTTTACATCTTTTATATGCGCGGTTCTTTATGAAGTTTATTAGCGACTTGGGTATAGCTGATGCTAAAGAGCCTTTTGAGCGGCTTTTGGCCCAGGGAATGGTACTTAAAGATGGTGCTAAAATGTCTAAATCTAAAGGCAATGTAGTAGATCCATTGGAGATTATCGATAATTACGGTGCTGATACTGCAAGATTATTTATGCTCTTTGCTGCACCTCCCCAGAAGGATCTGGAATGGGATGATGAAGGTGTTAAGGGTGCATCCAGATTTTTAGATCGAGTCTGGAGGGTTACTGCTGAATATACTGATCAGATTAAGGAGATAGATTTAGATAATCTTCAGATAGATAATCTAGATAAATCAGAAAAAGAGCTTTACCGCAGTGTACATCTAGCTATTAAGGATGTAACTGAGGATTTAGATAATAGAAAGCAGTTCAATACTGCTATTAGTTCGATTATGGAGTTAATAAATAGTCTTTATCAATATCGAGATCAGGCAGCTGAAGAAAATATTGAGTTAATAGCTTTAGCTGTTAAGACAGCTATATTACTCTTATCTCCGTTTGCCCCTCATATAACTGAAGAATTATGGTCTAAATTAGGCCAGTCGGAAAGTGTTCATTGTCAGGAATGGCCTGAATATAAAGAAGAAGCATTAAAGAAGGATGAGATTACGATTGTTGTTCAGATTAATGGTAATGTAAGGGATCGAGTTGAAGTAGCTCCTAATATTGAAGAAGAGGAGTTAAAGGAATTAGTTTTAGCTCAAGATAAGGTTCAAGACTATCTAACAGAAGATAAAGAGTTAGTTAAGACAATTGTAGTACCTAAGAAACTGGTTAACTTAGTGATTCAGTAAAGAGTAGAATATAGAGTTTAAAAGCTCCCTTATTTAATCAATAAGGGAGCTTTTTTTATTTTATGCAGGAAATTTATGCTAATTGATTAAAAATAGAAAAAAGGGAGGGATATGAATGCTTAGGTTTACTAAACGGGAAGAAATGATTTTATTGGTAATTATAATTACCTTAGTAATCGGCAGCGGAATAATAGCAGTCAATTATTTTACAGATAAGAAATCAGAAAAGGCGTTTGTAGCAGATAATACCGCAAAGAAATCTGTAGAATCAAAAGAAGAGAAATTAGAACAGAAGCAGCAGTCGGAGGATAAAGAATTGGATGAAATTTTAGTTCAAGTTGGAGGTGAGATCAATCAGCCTGGGGTTTATAAATTAAGGGAGGGAAGTAGGATCTTTCAATTATTAGATAAGGCAGGTGGCATAACTTCAAAGGCCGATTTAGACCAGATGAATTTAGTTAAAGAATTAAAGGACGGGGAGAAGATAATTGTTCCTAAAGAGGTTACAACAGAGAAAAAGACAGCAATTCAAGGAGATAACCAAAAGAAAACTGAACAAGATAAAATTAATTTAAATACTGCAACTAAGAATGAATTACAGCAGTTATATCGAATTGGGCCTGCTTTATCTGATAGAATTATTGAGTATCGCAATCAACACGGCGGTTTCAATAAGATATCGGAATTAAAGGAAGTATCACGAATTGGTGAAAAGATTTTTCAAGAGAATAAGGAACGATTGACAGTCCGATGAGCTTAGGGAAAGAATTTAAAGCTCCTTTTTTGATTATATTATTTTCACTGGCAGCAGGAATAGGTTTAGGATTTATGCTTGATATTTCATTATTGATTTTGATAATCAGTCAAATAGGTTTAATAATCGGTATAATTATTTGTTGGTATTATGAGTTGGAGTTAAGTAAAGTATTAATTTTGATCTTTATTCTGCTGGCAGGCTTAACTCTAGTTCAGAATTTGGAGTATCAATACCAAAATTCTAAAGTAGTTACCGATTATGCTGGTGAATATATAAAAGTTAAAGGGAGGGTAGTTGAAAAATCTAAAGCCAAGAAGGAAACGAAGTATATTTTAGAGCCGGAAATGGTTATCCAGGAAGGTAAAGAGGATAGATTAAAGCACGGCAAGGTATTATTAAAGCTTAAAGATGAAGGATATAATTATGGTGATGTCTTAGAAGTTACTGGCCGACTACGGCTGCCGATGACCAATCGGAATCCAGGAGGATTTTCTTATCGTGATTATCTAAAGCAGCAGGGAGTCTACAGTCTATTATCGGATAGGAAAGTAGATAGGATTAGATTAATCGGTAATAAAGGAAATCCATTAATAAAATTAAGTTTACAGTTTAAGTCGCATGCTGGTAAGATACTGGATAAAACAGTAGATGAGCCTTATAATCTTTTATTAAGAGGATTATTATTGGGAGAAAAAGAATTACTTCCGAATGAAATTATGAATAAATTTGAACAGGTAGGGCTAAATCATTTGTTGGTAATTTCTGGATTTCATATTGGACTGTTAGTTTTGATTCTAAATAGTATCTGCCGCGGTTTGAAGCTGCCGGTTAAGTTGGCTGATTTGATGGCGATATTCTTAATTATAGGCTATATAATTATTACTTATGGACAGGCTTCAGTAGTTAGAGCAGGAACAGTAGTGATTCTTTATATCATAGGAAGATGGTTTAATCGTAAAGTAAATATCTATAATATTTTATCACTGGTTGCTGTGATTATATTAATTTATAATCCGTATTATCTGTTACGGCCTAGTTTTCAGCTGTCTTTTATGGTTGTGTATAGTATTATTTATTTAACTCCTGTACTGCAGAGGCGTCTGTTCTTCTTACCTAGCTTTGTAGCAAGAGTGTTAGCAGCTTCAATAGCAGCTCAGCTGGGTGCCTTTCCAATTCTGGTTTATCACTTTAATCGGATATCTTTTGGGCCGATAATAGGAAATATCTTAGTAATGCCGGTAGTAAGTCTGATTATTTTCTTGGGGTTTATCTCCTTATTAGTTGGAAATCTACATTTGATCTTTGCCCAGTTACTGAATAATATTAGTTATTTATTATCTACTTTTTTGTTAGAGTTAGTTGGTTACTTAATGAAGTTTGATTTTCTAACATTTAAGCTGCCTAGGCCTAATCTTTTAGTAATTGGTATCTATTATTTTTTATTTTTTCAATCCCGGGATCTCTTAGCTGAAGAAATTATTCCTAATTTTCAGCGGAAAAGAGAGAAGATTATCCTTGGTTTATTAATTATTCTACTCTGTATTTTAGTGTCAGAGTTCAGTTATATTCTTGATGATGGATTAGAAGCAGTATTTTTAGATGTTGGTCAGGGAAGTGCTTCTCTATTATCCTTACCGTCAGGGAAGAAAGTCTTGATTGATGGTGGGCCTGATAAGGATTTAGTAGCTGATTTTTTATACCAGAATGGGGTCTCTCAGTTGGAATTAATTATTCTTTCACATTTTCATAGTGATCATTACAAAGGGTTATTTAGAGTAATCAAGGAGTTTGAGGTGGATAGAGTATTGGTTCCAGAACCAGCAGTACAGAATGAAATAGTTAGTAGCTTCTTTCAGATGCTAAAGAAAAAAGGGATTGATTATAGAGAGATAAAAGGGGGAGGAAAGTATGATTTAGGAAAGGTGAAATTTAATTTTTATCATTATCCAGGTAGTATATCTGATCCTAATAATAATTCTTTGATTACAAGATTAAGTTATAATGATTTCCAGATATTATTTACTGGTGATGCAGAAAAGAAAGTAGAGGAGTATCTATTACAAAAGAAGGTTCCTGTGGATAGCGAAGTCTTAAAAGTAGGTCACCACGGTAGTGATTCCTCCAGTAAATTAGACTTTTTACAGCAGGTTAAGCCTAAGCTATCTGTAATTTCAGTGGGCAGATGGAATAGATATAATCTACCTGATGCAGGTGTGATTAATAGATTAGAAAGTATAGAAGCAGAAGTATTTGAAACAAAAGAAGAGGGAGCAGTTATTATCGAAAGTGATGGTGAAAAATATTGGCTACAACAGAGGTAAAGAAGGAATAATTAGTCTGTAGATCAAAATATATGAAGTAGGTGTAAAGGTGGGAGGAGATAGAATGAAACTAATAAATTTAATGGAGGATTTTTTACAGTGGATTGAAGTAGAAAAGGGTTATGCTGATTCTACTATTAAAGCCTATGAATATGATATTCTTCTCTTTTTAAGATGGTATGATGGCGGTGAAATAATACAGGGAGAGAATAAAGAAGATTTAAAGATTAAATTAAAAAGGATTGAATTGGAAAATGTAACCTTGGAAGAATTAAGAAAGTTTGTAGTGTATTTAGCCCAAGAATTGGATTATTCTAATACAACACGCTGCCGTAAGATAGCGTCTCTTAAGTCTTTCTGGAATTATTTATGTAAAGTTAGAAAGTTAACTGATAATATAGCATCTGACCTTTCACTGCCTAAAAAGGAACCGACAACAGAAATTTATTTAAAACAGAAAGAGATTAATCAACTATTTGTAGCTATTGATGAGATATCAAGGAATATTATTAGAGATAAATCTATTCTAGCTGTATTATTATATACCGGAATCCGGGTTAGTGAATGTATTAATCTGAATCTATCTGATATTGATCTGGAAAGTAGGATTCTCCGGATAGTAAAGGGCAAAGGCGGTAAGTCGCGGATGATAGGGATTAATAAGGAATTAATGCCGTATATTAAGGACTATCTACAGAAGCGGCAGCAAGTTTTGATAGAGGGAAATCCGTTATTTTTAAGCGAAAGAGGGAATCGTTTGAATAAAAGGACTCTGCAGTATCACTTCAAACGTTGGGTTGAAGAAGCAGGGCTGCCAGATGAAGTGACAGTTCATAAGTGTAGACATACTTTCTTAAGCCATCTATGCCAGAATGGAGCCTCGCTGGCAGAAATCAAACAGATCTCTGGCCATAAGAATCTTGCTAGTCTGCAGAGGTACTTACATAATGACCAAAAACGTCTTAATAAGATTGTAAATAAGGTCTCCTATAAATAGGAAACCTAGTCTTTAGGAAAGTAACATATAAATTCAGTTCCATAATCCGGTTTACTTTCTATTTCCAATCTCCCGCCGGCTTCTTTTACGAGTTCTTTAACAATATGCAGCCCATAACCTCGTTTGGCTCCTTTCGATGAAAAGCCGGCCTCAAGTATTTCTCCTACCAGTTTATCTTCGATTATCGGACCTGTATTGAAGACATTTAAGATGTATTCCTCACTTCCATTTCTTCCTTTAATTTCAATTCTACATTCTTCATTGAAGTCTTTAGTAGCATCTATTGCATTATCAACTAAATTGGATACTATGCGAAATATTTTATTAAGGGGTAGTTTTATATTTTCAATACCTTCATCAATTTGATAATTAAATTTAAGGCTTTCATTAGCTGCTTTTTCTTTTTTAGGAACTAGGATTGAGTCTAAAATGGTATTAGTAACTTCGGTTTGCTCATACTTGAGATTAGCCAGGTCTTTGCTTAAGGATTTAATATACTTCTGGGCTTTTTTATTCTTACCGAGCTGTACCATACCGTAAAGTGTCTGGAGATGATTGGCAAAGTCATGCTTCTGGCTTCTTAAGCTTTCGATTAATTTTTCTTTTTCTTCTAATTTAACTTTTTGTAGTTTGAATTTCATTTCATGGTTGATCAGTTTAATTGCTTCTTTAATCATAATAATTGATAGAAATGATAAGCAGATACTGATAAATAGAATGATATTTAATAATACGGATGGTAATTTAAAAGAAGTAATATGGCTTTTAATATTAAATATTAATAATAGGAATGACTGAGTTAATAGAATGATTATTATATATTTTATTCTTAAATTACTTTTCCATTTCATTGTTTATCACCAGTAGAATTATAGATTTTATGTAGAGATTCAAGATCAAAGAAGCTAAAGTCATAAAAATAAATCATAAATCCAGTAATTAATAATGGAAGTTTGGTTAAATAGAAGGCAATCCAATTTAAAATCAATTTATTATTGATAAGCTCTTGAATGTTAGTATTAAAATATTGAAAAATTAATGGAAAAACTAATGTTTCACCCAATAATAGGAGAATGTATCCTAATAGAGAAGCAATTATTGCCGAACTCCAGGTAATTTCAATAAATTTTTTGAATGATAAGGTTAAAATAAAATATAAAATTATTATATGAATACCATATAACTTAAGTATATTTCTCAATATAACCAAACTACAAATACAGCTAAGTGAAATCTTAATATGTTTTTTGATTGGAATTTTAATATTAATTAATCCTAAACCTACATAATTCATTAATAAACTTTCGGGTAGAACAAAAAATAAAATTTGACTGATTGATAGTTCCATTTTTAACCTCCTGTTCAGATAAAAAGACATCATTTTAAGGAGATTTGAGATAAAAGTAATAATTAATTAGCATTAGTAAAATTAAAAATATCATTTAAGTATTCAGAATTTAAAAGATGGAAATCAAAAATATCATTTAAGTATTCAGAATTTAAAAGATGGAAATCAAAAAAATAAATCATTAAACTCATGATTAATGATGGAAGTTTAGTTAAATAAAAAATAATTGAAAATAAAATTAAATCATTATTAATAAAAGTTTTAATATTAGTATTAAGATACTGAAAAACTAATGGAAACAGTACCAGTTCACTTAATAATAGAATAATAAATCCTAATAGAGAAGCTATTATTGCTAAATTCCAGCTAATTTCAATAAAAATTCTAAATAATAAAGTTAAAGATAAGAATAAAAATATTATGTGAAGGCCATATAAATTAAGAATGTCTCTTAATAATATTAAACAGCAAGTATAAATAATTGTAATTTTTATATGCTGTTGAAGTTTGATTTTAATATTAATTAATCCTAAGCTTACATAAATTAGCAGGAAACTTTCAGGAACAATATGTAATAAGATTTGAATAGTAGATAAGTTCATTTGTACCTCCTTAGTTAGGGGGGAGAATGTAAAAAATGGTATGAAGCTATGTTACATTACTTAGAAATATTTTTTTATGTTTTTATATGTAAGTAGATTTAAATATTGAATCTATTATATTTTTCCTCCCACTTATAAATTATTATATATTTTTATCTGAATTCCTCCTTTTTTTAGAATGAAATACCAAAAATAATAAATTAGTTTTAAAAATTGACCCTTATTTTCGTGAAAAAATATTTTCATGTAAAGTTTTTTGTTTAAAGAAAGGAGGATAAAATGAGTGATAAAAAGGGAATTGAATTATTAAGTGAAAAATTAGTTCTTGGTTTATTTAAAGATTTATCTATGGAAGAAAAGGAAGTCTTAAGCTATGGAGCAACAATTCTATTATCAACTTTAGGTACTTATTTATTGTTAATATTTGTTTCTTCACTATTTAATGTTACAGTTTTAGCTTTAACAGCAGTAGCTACTTCTTCACTGTTAAGAATCTTTTCAGGTGGAGTTCATGCCTCTAGATTTAGAAATTGTGCTCTATCTGGAACTATTGTCTTTACTACATTGGGATTGATTGTGAGTAACTTTGGAAGCCAAATCAAAAATATAAATATATTAGTGTGTCTTCTTTTAATAACAGGTTCATTGATTATCTATCTTTATGCACCGGCAGAGATTAAAGAAAAGCCGATTACTAGTCAAGAAAAACGGGCAAGATTTAAGATTTATTCTTTCATTGTTTTAAGTAGTTTATTATTGATCTATTATATTATCAATTTAAGAACAGACTATAATTATTTTGTGCTGGCAGGATTGTTAGGTATTTCATGGCAGCTATTTACACTAACACCTATAGCTTATAAACTACTTGGTAGAAATGATAATATTTGAAAGATAAATGATTTTTAAATGGAGTTCTAATTATTTATGAAAAGGAGGTGAGAAAATGAAGGAAGCAATTGCTAAGTTATTAAAAAAGGCAACAAAGGCTAATGTAGCATCAGTAAGTGGTATTGCTTATTACCAACCAGAAGTACCACAGGCTGTAAAGAAAGAAGATAAGTAAATTACTTATTAAATAGCTAGGTAGGATTCTTATTCTACCTAGCTATTTTCATTTTAGGAGGGATTTCATGGGAAAAGAGAATGATTTAGATAAAATAGCTCAGACGGTGAATATCTGGTGTAAATCTTTGATACAGAAAGATGAAGCAAATTTAAAGTCTATAGTAAATCCTTATAATTTTAGAGATAAAGAGATAGCCTACAAGAACACTAAATTGATTCATCAAGAGGATATCCAGTATACTCATACTGAATATATTGAACATGTTCGCTTGTTATGGAAGAAACGGAAATATTTGCAGACTAGGACTAGAGATGCTGTTACTTATTTAATGAAAGAGTTTGCTATTTATAATGCTACTTTGCAAGCTAAGATAAAGAATAAGAATGATAATTCTGTTATTGAATATAATGATATGGATGCATCATTTGAATTATTAAAGATTGACAATCAATGGTATCTTTCAGGGCTAACAAATATTATCAGAATCAATAATTAACAGGCAGTGATAGTGTTGAATTTAAGTTGAGTTTTGATAAATTGCAGATGGAATTACAACTATATTGATATATTGTGTCACTTTCCATTTACAGCTAATATGATTTTATTCATGACATTGCAGATTATAGTCAACAAATCTCTTACGCTTGCCGTTCGTTCGACATCCTGTCTCACTCACTCTCAAAAAAGAACTTTCCGCCATAGCCAGCATACAAACCAATGGCTGGCTATGGGAGTAACCTTTAGAGCTAAATATGGTAGTATTGAGCAAATCTAAAGGACTAAGAACAAAAAGAAATTATTCTACAACCTCCATGGCTCCAAGTTCTTTTTAAGAGTCGCTCCAGAGAAATGTTGACTATGACCCTCCCCCAATTTGTTAGACACCCAGTTAAGCGATATAATAGAAGTAACGGAGGTGCTACAATTGGGAGAAAAACGAAGAACATATACAGAAGAATTCAAAAAAGATGCTGTTGAACTATCAAATAGATCAGATAAAACAGTTAAAAATGTATCTGAAAATCTTGACATACCTTATGGTACTTTAATTAGATGGCGTAGAGAGTACAAAGATAAAGGTGATCTTGCTTTTCCAGGCCATGGCAAACAGAAACTAACTCCTGAACAAAAAGAAATTCAAAGACTAAAAAAGAATTAAAAGATGCTAAAACAGAGCGTGATATTTTAAAAAGGCCGTAAGCATCTTCTCGAACGAAGCGAAGTAATTTACGGTTTTATCAGGGACCACAGTGATCAATTTACTGTGGTGAAGATGTGTCAGGTTTTAGAGGTGTCCCGCTCTGGATATTATAAATGGTTAAATAGAAAACCATCTCAAAGAGAAAAATAAATAAAAAATTAAAACTTAAAATAGCTGAAATTTACTGGCAGCATAATGGAACATATGGTAGCCCTAGAATTCATAGAGTGCTGCGAAAAGAGGGTTATACAGTGAACATTAAAAGAGTTGCTAGGTTAATGCGGATAATGGGTTTAAAAGCAATTCAAAAAAGAAAGTTTAAAAGAACTACCAATTCAAATCATGACTTACCTTTAAAAGAAAATCTCCTAAAAAGGGATTTTGATATAGATAAACCAGATAAAGTCTGGGTCTCTGATATTACTTATATATCAACTAAAAAGGGTTGGCTTTACCTGGCAGTTGTAATTGATCTCTATTCAAGAAAAGTAGTTGGCTATTCTATGAGTAAAAGAATAAATACAGATTTAATAATGTCAGCAACTAAGATGGCTATAAGTCGCCGCAACCCTGAAGCAGGACTTATATTCCACTCTGATAGAGGTAGCCAGTATGCAAGCCACAAAGTACAGAATTTATTTAAACAGCATAGTATTAGATCCTCAATGAGTCGTAAAGGTGACTGTTGGGATAATGCAGTTGCTGAAAGTTTCTTTGGTACTTTGAAGATTGAGTTAGTTTATCATAAAAAGTATTTAACCAGAAATCAAGCTAGGTTAGATATATTTGAATATATTGCTAGTTACTATAATAAAGTTAGGCTACATTCATATTTAGATTACATGAGTCCGAAAGACTACGAGAAAGAGAGAAAAATGGCTTAATATAGTGTCTAATTTAATGGGGGAACCTCAACTATTTGTAATAGATATATCGCTATGGTTATCACCAATGAAAGTTGCTGTAAGCACATATTGACTATTTGCGGTATTACAGAACAGAAATTTCATTGATCTGGTTTTAAACGCTTCCTCCGATAATTTTGCACAATTAGTTGATATCTTGCAACAAGCGACTTTAAAGCAGCCCCGTAAGAGAGAATAGTTAACATATAAAGCGTAATCTTTAAATAGTAGCTCTAGGGTTAATTTATTGCTAATTGATTAGGGCTGATTTTCGGAGCGTTTGCAAGATATCAACTCTAAACTGCAACAATATATCAATATAGTTCAAATAAAAAAGCTGCTTTTTCTACTAAGAGAAAAAGCAGCTTAATTACTTACTATTCAGTTAAAGCAGGATGAATCCAGAAATCATCAACTTTATTAGGAACTTCTTTTCTTGTAACTTCATCCCAATTAATAGATTCAAAAGTATCGCGGCTCATTTCGATAGTACATGCTTTGCCGCCTTGTTCGCCATCCTTCTTATCTACTAAGTAGAGATACCATACAAGAGTAAATTTATCAATATCTTGACGGTCAGTAAACACTTTGGAGAACAGTTTATTACTGGCGGCAAATAATTTTTCTTGGATTACATCTACAGTATAACTTTCATTACCATCAGCAGCCAAATTTAATACTAATTCTTCATCAGAATAATCATATTTTAACAGAATTTCATTTCCTTGTGATGTAGCATCACCTAAGGTAGAGGAAACAAGATGCTGGACGTACTCATCGATACTTAATTCAGCTGGATCAAACTCTTCTTTCTCTTCTTCGTTAGTTTTCTTCTTTTCAGCTGTATCTTCTGGTTCAGTTTGATCTTCAGTTTCATCTGGAGCTTGAGCTTCTTCTTCAAGCTCTGGTTCAGTCTGAGTCTGATTTATATCTTCGGATTCTGGTTCAGATTGATCTGTATCTGACCCAGTTTCTTTGGAGATATCTGCCTGTGACTGCTCAGTAGTATCTGCAGCCTGATCAGACGAAGGGGTACAGCCGACAAAAACAGAAAGACACAATATTGCTACTAGACTTAATACAAATATTTTTTTCATTTTAGTCACTCCTTTAAAATTAATTTTTGGTTATTTAATTACTAGGATAAATTTATTTAAATTTTTGGGAACTGCTTTTTTGGTAGTATCTTTTATAAGTAATAATAGGAAAATAGATAAACTGTAATTATAGTGTGATTTAGAATATCACCTCCGGTAAAATTATTTATTTTTATGTAGAAAAGGGATATTTTATTTTAGTAAGAATACAACATTATGATCACATTATATTATTTTTACATCAAAAAGTAAAGATAAATAGTATTTAATTTTATTTAAATCGGTACTTGAAAATAAATAACAGTCATGGAAGTAAAAATAAAAAAGCTTGATAGTAATCTTAATTCCCATACGGCTGCTAGCTATTGGCTTTGAATTCAAAGCCAATAGCTAGCTTATGAATAGGCGAAATTATGTATAAGGAGGGGGAGTGAGCGGATATAGTGACTATATCCGCTCACTGTTTTAATGTTATTGTTGAGGTTGGTAGTTGCCAGCTTTGTTGGCTAAATTATAATCCTGTTCTTGATCATTAGTCTGAGCAGAAATGTTAGCTCCGTTGGCTAATTGGTTTTCCATTTCTTCGATCATCTTTTTAACCATCTGTCCACCAACGGCTCCACATTCACGAGAAGTCATGTTACCCCAATAACCGGATTTATATTCATCAGAGACATTGAGTTCTTGGGCAGCTTCCTGCT from the Acetohalobium arabaticum DSM 5501 genome contains:
- a CDS encoding sensor histidine kinase, with amino-acid sequence MKWKSNLRIKYIIIILLTQSFLLLIFNIKSHITSFKLPSVLLNIILFISICLSFLSIIMIKEAIKLINHEMKFKLQKVKLEEKEKLIESLRSQKHDFANHLQTLYGMVQLGKNKKAQKYIKSLSKDLANLKYEQTEVTNTILDSILVPKKEKAANESLKFNYQIDEGIENIKLPLNKIFRIVSNLVDNAIDATKDFNEECRIEIKGRNGSEEYILNVFNTGPIIEDKLVGEILEAGFSSKGAKRGYGLHIVKELVKEAGGRLEIESKPDYGTEFICYFPKD
- a CDS encoding accessory gene regulator ArgB-like protein — translated: MSDKKGIELLSEKLVLGLFKDLSMEEKEVLSYGATILLSTLGTYLLLIFVSSLFNVTVLALTAVATSSLLRIFSGGVHASRFRNCALSGTIVFTTLGLIVSNFGSQIKNINILVCLLLITGSLIIYLYAPAEIKEKPITSQEKRARFKIYSFIVLSSLLLIYYIINLRTDYNYFVLAGLLGISWQLFTLTPIAYKLLGRNDNI
- a CDS encoding cyclic lactone autoinducer peptide — protein: MKEAIAKLLKKATKANVASVSGIAYYQPEVPQAVKKEDK
- a CDS encoding alpha/beta-type small acid-soluble spore protein, giving the protein MSVRNNGNQLVNPMAMEAMDKFKQEAAQELNVSDEYKSGYWGNMTSRECGAVGGQMVKKMIEEMENQLANGANISAQTNDQEQDYNLANKAGNYQPQQ